One Flagellimonas sp. CMM7 genomic region harbors:
- a CDS encoding DUF5916 domain-containing protein, translating to MRNVIIITFLVHTGLFSQEYLNTIESIHKTNEQLTLDGLLNETLWSGAKSFPFIEWRTDWGKPDSLTTLFITFDDDYLYVALDAKDPHPEKIISRNLVRDGWYGDDYFAFQIDPNSTKKNAFVFSIYPSGSRYDDAIYNDNVPLGNAPSTPAYDMLWEGKTQITDDGWQAEYRIPLSNLRFEIRNGEVLGGISAHRTINYENKLMAYPKVPQNITGGNSKPSLKKPVRFVGLQPKKDLQITPYLLTSTQSTFELNAAETSYEKDNFNELDVGLDVRYGITPSLTLDLTLNTDFSQVEIDDQIVNLGRVSIFFPERRKFFLQQSGLFDFDVGILSQLFYSRTIGINNGRLTPILGGAKLTGELGNWDIGLLSLQTEGTQINSNALPTENFSVLRLRRKVFNDRSFIGLMATNRIREGYINTALGIDGVINISEEDFIITSLATTIDGDNYSNANFNLTKNSRFAFQYARRKQDGWFGRVAYEYSGENFNPGMGFLLREKHHNFYAGVNHGKFNSDQEKHMFQYRRWMPINSDIYFTTEFSDVLTWYNRSQWTGRFFNNDQISFFGQVQYEFLQEPLQFSNAIIIPQGDYFYTYFGASYSSAFQKALKIPISAEYGSFFDGENLQFELSPEWSLNEHFTLTGSWRINYLNFNNRNVDEWINVPQLRLNWAYDLHLSGSITAQYNSINNQVFASTRLRYNFKDGHNLYAVFNQDYNTERNLFEPMLPRFNSQLLTVKYLYTFY from the coding sequence ATGCGCAATGTCATTATTATCACTTTCCTTGTTCACACTGGATTATTTTCACAAGAATATTTAAATACTATTGAGAGTATCCATAAAACAAATGAACAACTTACACTTGACGGCCTATTAAACGAAACTCTTTGGTCAGGTGCCAAAAGTTTTCCTTTTATAGAATGGCGGACAGATTGGGGCAAACCTGATAGTCTGACTACTCTTTTTATCACTTTTGATGATGATTACCTATATGTTGCTTTAGATGCCAAAGATCCACACCCAGAAAAAATAATAAGCAGAAACCTGGTGCGGGATGGCTGGTATGGTGATGACTACTTTGCATTTCAAATAGATCCCAATAGCACCAAAAAAAACGCCTTTGTTTTTAGTATTTACCCCTCGGGCAGTAGATATGATGATGCCATATACAATGACAATGTCCCTTTAGGCAATGCTCCATCAACACCTGCTTATGACATGCTCTGGGAAGGCAAAACCCAAATAACAGATGACGGTTGGCAAGCCGAGTATCGCATTCCTTTGTCTAATTTAAGGTTCGAAATCAGGAATGGAGAAGTACTTGGAGGCATCTCTGCACATCGTACAATCAATTATGAAAACAAGTTAATGGCATACCCAAAAGTACCTCAGAACATAACTGGTGGCAATAGCAAGCCCTCTTTAAAGAAGCCTGTTCGTTTTGTAGGATTGCAACCCAAAAAAGATTTGCAAATAACACCTTACCTACTGACTTCAACACAAAGTACATTTGAATTGAATGCAGCGGAAACTTCATATGAAAAAGATAATTTTAATGAGCTCGATGTTGGCTTGGATGTACGCTATGGAATTACTCCCAGTTTAACCTTGGACCTAACACTAAACACAGATTTTTCCCAAGTAGAAATCGATGATCAAATTGTTAATCTGGGCCGGGTTTCCATTTTCTTTCCTGAACGCAGAAAATTCTTTTTGCAACAATCAGGTCTTTTCGATTTTGATGTTGGCATTCTGTCCCAGTTATTTTACAGCAGAACCATTGGCATTAATAATGGGCGATTGACTCCCATTTTGGGTGGAGCAAAACTCACGGGGGAATTGGGGAATTGGGATATTGGATTACTTTCCTTACAAACCGAGGGAACTCAGATCAACAGCAATGCGTTGCCAACCGAAAACTTCTCTGTATTGCGTTTGCGCAGAAAAGTCTTCAACGATAGGTCGTTTATAGGTTTGATGGCTACTAATCGCATCCGTGAAGGATACATTAATACTGCATTGGGTATAGATGGTGTCATTAATATCTCTGAAGAAGATTTTATTATTACCTCTTTAGCTACCACTATAGATGGGGACAACTACTCTAATGCCAATTTTAATCTGACGAAAAATTCCCGATTCGCTTTTCAATATGCCAGGCGAAAACAAGACGGGTGGTTTGGCAGGGTCGCATATGAATACTCGGGAGAAAACTTTAATCCTGGAATGGGGTTTTTGTTACGCGAAAAACATCATAACTTTTATGCTGGAGTGAATCACGGTAAATTCAACTCCGATCAAGAAAAACATATGTTCCAATACCGACGTTGGATGCCCATAAATTCTGATATATATTTTACCACAGAATTTTCAGATGTCCTTACTTGGTATAATAGAAGCCAATGGACCGGTCGTTTTTTTAATAATGATCAGATTTCCTTTTTTGGACAGGTTCAGTATGAGTTTTTGCAAGAGCCATTACAATTCTCCAATGCCATTATCATTCCCCAAGGAGATTATTTTTACACTTATTTTGGGGCTTCTTATTCAAGTGCTTTTCAAAAAGCTTTAAAAATTCCTATTTCTGCTGAGTATGGAAGTTTTTTTGACGGTGAAAATTTACAGTTTGAACTGTCCCCAGAATGGAGCCTTAATGAGCACTTTACCTTAACTGGTTCTTGGCGAATAAACTACCTCAATTTCAATAACAGAAATGTGGATGAGTGGATCAATGTCCCACAACTTCGGCTAAACTGGGCATATGACCTGCACCTATCAGGAAGCATAACTGCGCAATATAATTCCATAAACAATCAAGTGTTTGCGAGCACACGTCTTAGATATAATTTTAAAGATGGACATAATCTATATGCGGTCTTTAATCAAGATTATAATACCGAAAGGAATCTATTTGAACCGATGCTTCCTAGGTTCAACAGCCAATTACTAACCGTAAAATATTTATACACCTTTTATTAA
- a CDS encoding AraC family transcriptional regulator yields the protein MDKDTVILILSSLGIAQALFLSFYLLTLKKGNRNANIFLALAIFGLTIRIGKSILNVHLNLEPWQRNVGLSGILLTGPFLWLYGKVLLSAQKKIDFKDYIHIIPFVLFVFLCTIIPNDGRPISYVIYLTVFAHLAAYIVFSSQVFYKHRTKVHPQRASWYRNLVIGVALIWLFYMGNLAGLFPLYIGGAVFFSVLIYIFSFLFLQKHAFQLGKYNTSSLDKSASEELLDAIKKLFAKEEVFLDNTVSLETIAEKLNVSARKLSQAINENENKNFSDFVNGYRVEKAKMLLTDSKYNKEKIVAIAYDCGFSNATSFNLAFKAKTLLTPSQYRKEFGTA from the coding sequence GTGGATAAGGATACCGTAATATTGATTTTAAGTTCTTTGGGCATTGCCCAGGCACTTTTTCTTTCATTTTATCTCTTAACCCTCAAAAAGGGAAATAGAAATGCGAACATTTTTTTGGCACTGGCTATTTTTGGTTTGACCATCCGCATTGGCAAGTCCATACTTAATGTGCATTTGAATTTGGAACCTTGGCAGCGCAATGTGGGGCTTTCTGGCATTTTGTTGACCGGCCCATTCTTATGGCTTTATGGTAAAGTGTTGCTAAGTGCGCAAAAAAAAATCGATTTTAAGGATTACATTCATATTATTCCATTTGTTTTGTTTGTCTTTTTATGCACTATTATTCCCAACGACGGCCGTCCAATCTCTTATGTTATTTATCTTACAGTATTTGCTCATTTGGCAGCTTATATTGTTTTCTCTTCTCAAGTATTCTATAAGCATAGAACAAAAGTGCATCCGCAGCGGGCCTCGTGGTATAGAAATCTGGTTATAGGGGTTGCCTTGATCTGGCTTTTTTATATGGGTAACCTTGCAGGTTTGTTCCCCCTTTACATTGGTGGTGCTGTATTTTTCTCTGTATTGATTTATATTTTCTCTTTTCTTTTTTTGCAGAAACATGCTTTTCAATTGGGAAAGTACAACACCTCTTCTTTAGACAAATCTGCCTCGGAAGAGCTTTTGGATGCCATAAAAAAACTCTTTGCCAAAGAGGAGGTTTTTTTGGACAATACCGTTTCACTTGAAACCATTGCCGAAAAGTTGAACGTCTCTGCCAGAAAATTATCTCAGGCCATAAATGAAAACGAGAATAAGAATTTCTCTGACTTTGTAAATGGATATAGGGTTGAAAAAGCAAAAATGCTGTTGACGGATTCAAAGTATAACAAAGAAAAAATAGTTGCCATAGCGTATGATTGTGGTTTTAGCAATGCCACATCCTTTAACTTGGCCTTTAAGGCTAAAACACTATTGACACCATCTCAATACCGAAAAGAATTTGGAACAGCCTAG
- a CDS encoding MBL fold metallo-hydrolase, with product MKTIGALAFVVLLFYGCTSELKESEILKRIEEHYTNDKNSKGITISYERINFNPYQSFDFRSPDSLTSKNTITISDNSFFAERWVFFPGGFNFGLKEFQQNSLGYLYDLNGILMGKRAIPQDKERINEVRDELEKIIDYKFSQSLFSEQNKILLDSLDLKNNSVSLIKINDAKDSLWITFQINPIALKSVISHSKKEKWVFSSFTENDGIVFLEDIDYYKNGTLKHIYSIKNISEIESMPEKELSIPDGITIYETITKEPEIQEIAPDLYLITPIAEDRNVLFTINRDNITVFGAPLSDRFSNQVIELIKNNFPDKNIESVYVTHAHSDHIGGLGAYVKIGASILTDSFSIETIKSFPRFKGQIDSFVFEPIKNREKRGSNTQFFVIDNSHCKSQGFVYFKNGQTIYQGDFLEIPEDNTLPTYLPLTTLEFYDFVNKEKLSIKRIIAHHRNNHITMETFKNYYSKFN from the coding sequence ATGAAAACAATAGGCGCCCTGGCTTTTGTAGTTTTACTATTTTATGGATGTACGAGCGAACTTAAGGAGAGTGAAATACTGAAAAGAATCGAAGAACATTATACAAATGATAAGAACTCGAAAGGCATTACAATTTCTTATGAACGCATTAACTTTAATCCCTATCAAAGTTTCGACTTTAGGTCTCCCGATAGTTTAACCTCTAAAAACACCATTACGATTTCCGATAACTCTTTTTTTGCCGAACGATGGGTATTCTTTCCTGGCGGTTTTAATTTTGGGTTAAAAGAATTTCAACAAAATTCTCTGGGATATCTATATGACTTAAATGGTATTCTTATGGGAAAAAGAGCCATACCACAGGATAAAGAAAGAATTAATGAAGTTAGAGATGAACTTGAAAAAATTATAGATTATAAATTTTCTCAAAGCCTCTTTTCCGAACAAAACAAAATTCTACTGGACAGTCTAGATCTAAAAAACAACTCGGTATCCCTAATTAAAATAAATGATGCAAAAGACAGCTTGTGGATAACCTTTCAAATAAATCCAATTGCATTAAAAAGTGTAATCTCCCATTCAAAAAAAGAAAAATGGGTATTCAGTAGTTTTACAGAAAATGATGGAATCGTATTTTTAGAAGATATTGATTATTATAAAAATGGCACGCTTAAGCATATCTATAGTATCAAAAATATTTCAGAAATAGAAAGTATGCCTGAAAAAGAGCTTTCCATTCCTGACGGTATAACTATCTATGAGACAATTACCAAAGAACCCGAAATTCAGGAAATTGCTCCTGATTTATATTTAATAACCCCTATCGCTGAGGACAGGAATGTCCTTTTCACAATAAATAGAGATAACATAACTGTTTTTGGTGCTCCCCTTTCAGATCGATTTTCCAATCAGGTTATAGAACTAATTAAAAATAACTTTCCAGACAAAAACATTGAATCTGTTTACGTTACGCATGCACACAGCGATCACATTGGCGGTTTAGGAGCTTATGTAAAAATAGGTGCTTCTATTTTAACAGATTCTTTCAGCATTGAAACTATAAAAAGCTTTCCTAGGTTTAAGGGTCAGATTGACTCCTTTGTTTTTGAACCTATTAAAAACAGGGAAAAAAGAGGCAGCAATACACAATTCTTTGTCATAGATAATTCGCATTGTAAGAGTCAGGGATTTGTTTATTTTAAAAATGGTCAAACTATCTATCAGGGAGATTTCCTAGAGATTCCGGAAGACAATACTCTTCCAACATACTTACCATTGACAACCCTAGAATTCTATGATTTTGTCAATAAAGAAAAGTTGAGTATTAAAAGAATAATAGCGCATCATAGAAATAACCATATTACCATGGAAACCTTTAAAAATTATTATTCAAAATTTAATTAA
- a CDS encoding alpha/beta hydrolase, with amino-acid sequence MKILRNLFLLFCTFIHWQCLNAQKESDQNYTLLSEHLGENRIIQIHVPKSYNNTDRAYPVLFVLDGEYIFDYAKGIASFLSNDFGFHPEMIVIGIPNTDRNRDLFVDLKPEGAYHNFVSFIEEELLPYISKNYRTNTFKILYGWSSGSSLANYIFVKNPSLFRGYILSGVGIGPKTEAFIKKELKSNAYERIRFFASTEGNSFRTSALKKMSNLSK; translated from the coding sequence ATGAAAATTTTGCGTAATCTGTTTTTGCTCTTTTGCACGTTTATTCATTGGCAATGTCTTAATGCGCAGAAAGAGAGCGATCAAAATTACACTTTGTTATCTGAGCATTTAGGGGAAAATAGGATAATACAGATTCATGTTCCCAAAAGTTATAATAATACCGATAGAGCTTACCCTGTTCTCTTCGTTTTAGATGGCGAATATATTTTTGATTATGCGAAAGGAATCGCCAGCTTTCTGAGCAATGATTTTGGTTTTCATCCGGAAATGATTGTCATAGGTATTCCAAATACAGATAGAAATCGGGACTTATTTGTCGATTTGAAACCTGAGGGAGCCTATCACAATTTCGTAAGTTTTATAGAGGAGGAACTTCTTCCTTACATTAGTAAAAACTACCGCACTAACACATTCAAAATATTATATGGATGGTCGTCAGGCTCAAGTTTGGCCAATTACATTTTTGTAAAAAATCCAAGCTTGTTCAGAGGCTATATTTTATCCGGCGTAGGTATTGGTCCAAAAACAGAAGCTTTCATTAAAAAAGAATTGAAATCAAATGCCTATGAAAGAATCCGGTTTTTTGCCTCAACCGAGGGTAATAGTTTTAGGACTTCTGCCCTTAAAAAAATGAGCAACTTATCGAAATGA
- a CDS encoding PD40 domain-containing protein yields MLIIHKLFPSLLFCFFTWSLSSQRQVEQFLPDFFSSYSNVRDIAIAPSGEEIYFTLDSYKSEIGSIAYIQKQKAGWSKPEIVSFSGNYRDLEPAFSADGKTLYFSSNRPVHKDSIAVGNYNIWKINREEDGWSSVMVLGPEVNTEHNEFYPSVAANGNLYFTSDRPTEIGRENIYVSDYDNGLLKKAIPLGKGVNSKYYEFNAFVAPDESFLLFSAIRPNEGMGGGDLYISLNENGWQKAQPLNLVNTPFLDFCPFVDVKTGQLYFTSQKTEIKSSYGNPLRADFFSDLKDSKLPKGLNRIYTIDFQKTLPKK; encoded by the coding sequence ATGTTAATAATTCATAAATTATTTCCAAGCCTTTTATTTTGCTTTTTTACTTGGTCTCTTTCAAGCCAAAGGCAGGTTGAGCAATTTTTGCCTGATTTCTTTTCAAGCTATTCCAATGTGCGGGATATTGCCATTGCACCAAGTGGTGAAGAAATCTATTTCACTCTAGATAGTTATAAAAGCGAAATTGGGTCAATCGCCTACATCCAAAAACAGAAAGCAGGTTGGAGCAAGCCAGAAATCGTCTCTTTTTCTGGAAATTACCGCGATTTGGAACCAGCATTTTCAGCAGATGGAAAAACGTTATATTTTTCTTCCAATCGCCCGGTTCACAAAGATTCTATAGCTGTTGGAAATTACAATATTTGGAAAATCAATCGTGAAGAAGATGGGTGGTCTTCGGTCATGGTTTTGGGGCCAGAGGTAAACACAGAACATAATGAGTTCTACCCATCGGTAGCCGCAAATGGAAATTTATATTTTACTTCTGACCGCCCAACAGAGATTGGCAGAGAAAATATTTATGTGAGCGATTATGACAATGGTCTCCTTAAGAAAGCTATACCCCTTGGTAAAGGCGTAAACTCAAAATATTATGAATTCAATGCTTTCGTAGCACCTGATGAAAGCTTTTTGCTATTTAGTGCCATACGGCCCAATGAAGGAATGGGCGGAGGTGATTTATACATTAGCTTAAATGAAAATGGCTGGCAAAAAGCTCAACCACTAAATTTGGTCAACACCCCTTTTCTCGATTTTTGTCCTTTTGTAGATGTAAAAACAGGTCAACTTTACTTCACAAGTCAAAAAACAGAAATCAAATCCTCTTATGGAAATCCCTTACGAGCTGATTTTTTTTCGGACCTCAAAGATTCTAAGTTACCCAAGGGGTTGAATCGAATATATACCATTGATTTTCAAAAAACCTTACCTAAGAAATGA
- a CDS encoding PD40 domain-containing protein has protein sequence MSSSKPIFFAVILTIMSCRQGQNPESVPPEHLDKGAFFGVVPSEKPQLLAPELLASPVTEYNGTFSPDGTEFYYTTDIPENAYITFTKLQTDSTWSIPKIASFSGEFSDYDPLFSPNGNRIYFSSSRPKGDNENSKIWYVERQGSTWSEPVRVILTGEENNEYYSSLTNDGRLYFNIWSKGDIYKATPTDSTYTIEILPEIINSGKDKGDPFIDPKEEYLIFRGYDDTFGRGDLYISFNINGEWSAPENLGEPINSKAHEMCPWVSQDGKLFVFASGRINQKLQTAPLDSINKVHEVYNSYDNGQLNLYYTSTNFIQKLKEKHLTD, from the coding sequence GTGAGTAGTTCAAAACCCATTTTTTTTGCAGTAATTCTTACTATTATGAGTTGTAGGCAGGGACAAAATCCTGAAAGTGTTCCTCCAGAACATTTGGACAAAGGTGCTTTTTTTGGAGTAGTTCCTTCAGAGAAGCCGCAACTTTTGGCCCCTGAACTCTTGGCCTCACCTGTAACAGAATACAACGGCACCTTTTCCCCTGATGGAACGGAATTTTACTACACTACTGATATTCCTGAAAATGCTTATATCACCTTTACCAAATTACAAACGGATAGTACGTGGAGTATCCCTAAAATTGCTTCATTTTCCGGAGAATTTTCAGATTATGACCCTCTTTTTTCTCCTAATGGAAATCGAATTTACTTTAGTTCAAGTAGACCTAAAGGAGACAATGAAAACAGCAAGATTTGGTATGTGGAACGCCAAGGTTCCACATGGAGTGAACCAGTTCGTGTTATCTTAACTGGAGAAGAAAACAATGAATATTACAGCTCACTGACCAACGACGGAAGACTTTATTTTAATATCTGGTCCAAAGGTGATATCTACAAAGCTACCCCCACTGATTCTACATATACTATTGAAATACTTCCTGAAATTATCAACTCTGGCAAAGATAAAGGGGACCCTTTTATTGACCCAAAAGAAGAATACTTAATTTTTAGGGGGTACGACGACACCTTTGGGCGCGGTGATCTCTATATTTCCTTCAATATAAATGGTGAATGGAGCGCTCCAGAAAATCTTGGGGAACCTATTAATTCAAAAGCACATGAAATGTGCCCATGGGTAAGTCAAGACGGAAAACTTTTTGTGTTTGCTAGCGGACGTATCAACCAAAAGCTTCAAACTGCTCCTCTTGATTCTATTAATAAGGTACATGAAGTATATAACTCTTATGACAATGGACAATTGAATTTGTATTACACCTCAACCAATTTCATCCAGAAGCTAAAAGAAAAACATCTTACGGATTAA
- a CDS encoding nuclear transport factor 2 family protein gives MRKLLFISTLFLVLACQKMPQAPIAQTIITPEDQEILRNFKEVLWPKAYREQDTVLLDKLLGEDFQMVDASGAWTKKTDELEWIKHNAANYDSFQYEIKRFDILDNGTAMICGTGHILNDSIETIYQSSNILIKRNGTWKAIASHVSGIKKLD, from the coding sequence ATGAGAAAACTACTATTTATATCAACGCTATTTTTAGTCTTGGCTTGCCAAAAAATGCCACAAGCACCAATTGCTCAGACCATAATCACGCCGGAGGACCAAGAAATTCTTAGAAATTTTAAGGAAGTCCTTTGGCCAAAAGCCTACCGTGAACAAGATACAGTTCTGTTAGACAAATTATTGGGTGAAGATTTTCAAATGGTCGATGCCAGCGGAGCTTGGACCAAAAAGACAGATGAGCTGGAATGGATTAAGCATAATGCCGCAAACTATGATTCTTTTCAATATGAAATAAAGCGATTTGATATTTTAGATAATGGAACCGCCATGATTTGTGGTACCGGACACATTTTAAACGATTCCATAGAAACAATATATCAATCAAGCAACATTCTAATAAAACGCAACGGGACATGGAAAGCAATTGCTTCACATGTATCTGGGATCAAGAAATTAGACTAG
- a CDS encoding lactonase family protein: MKFLYLVFSISLLILMGCSEKKQVAKTYPLFVGTYTDGESEGIYRFIFNSSSGTLEEKSLAAVLPNPSFLKISKDQTNLYAVQETADFDSLGGGVTAFKLKDGLLELQNSMGTGGAHPCHVSLSDDGYLAVSNYTGGNLSIFELEDDGTLKSNPQLIDHKVLDTVKIAHTHMAKFSSEGLLVSDLGLDAIKRYQNQKGQFVIAGQASLDLPNGAGSRHFVFSKKNEFLYVINELNSTITIFQKSENGNYLELETKSTLDASFNGENFCADIHLSADGKFLYGSNRGENTIVIFKVDQTTGKLQLVGRESVKGDWPRNFSIDPSGNFLLVANQRSNNITIFTRDTESGTLEFLNETALPSPVCLEFLD; the protein is encoded by the coding sequence ATGAAGTTTTTATATTTAGTTTTTAGCATTTCTTTATTGATTTTAATGGGTTGTTCCGAAAAAAAGCAAGTGGCAAAAACATATCCCTTATTTGTGGGAACCTATACCGATGGCGAAAGTGAGGGAATCTATCGCTTTATTTTTAATTCCAGTTCAGGAACACTTGAGGAAAAGAGCTTGGCGGCGGTATTGCCAAACCCCTCTTTTTTGAAAATATCCAAAGACCAAACAAACCTATATGCGGTACAGGAAACTGCAGATTTTGATAGTTTGGGAGGTGGAGTGACTGCTTTTAAATTGAAGGACGGACTTCTAGAGCTTCAGAACAGCATGGGTACAGGAGGCGCACATCCCTGTCATGTTTCGCTATCAGATGATGGATACTTGGCCGTCTCAAATTATACGGGAGGAAATCTCTCCATTTTTGAATTGGAAGATGACGGAACATTAAAAAGCAATCCACAACTAATTGATCATAAAGTGCTGGATACAGTCAAAATAGCTCATACCCATATGGCAAAATTTTCTTCAGAAGGTCTGCTTGTATCAGACTTGGGACTGGATGCCATAAAACGTTATCAAAACCAAAAAGGTCAGTTCGTTATTGCAGGACAAGCTTCACTGGATTTACCCAATGGCGCTGGCTCAAGGCATTTTGTGTTCAGCAAGAAAAATGAATTCCTATATGTCATTAATGAATTAAATTCTACGATTACCATTTTTCAAAAAAGTGAAAATGGAAATTATTTAGAACTAGAAACCAAAAGCACTTTAGATGCTTCTTTTAATGGCGAAAACTTTTGTGCTGATATTCATTTATCTGCTGATGGTAAATTTTTATACGGTTCTAACCGTGGAGAAAATACAATAGTCATTTTTAAAGTAGATCAAACAACGGGAAAGTTACAATTGGTTGGCCGCGAATCAGTCAAAGGCGATTGGCCACGGAACTTTTCTATTGACCCAAGTGGGAACTTCCTGTTGGTAGCCAATCAGAGAAGCAATAATATTACCATTTTTACACGTGATACAGAAAGTGGAACACTGGAGTTTTTAAATGAAACTGCATTGCCAAGCCCAGTATGTTTAGAGTTTTTGGATTAA
- a CDS encoding SMP-30/gluconolactonase/LRE family protein, with product MKTIQWIFFLLSLSIYAQTPYNLINLTFEKDLIPEGIAVNAHSGKLFINSLKHDKIVQSNLDGTDAKDFIQSHEHGYLAGFGMTIKGNILYALGNSLPKENNTSILLLLDVTTGNLIKSYPLNHPEFMYLNDIAISKHGKVFITDSETNNIYTINKSSDGLEVFYSNNEIKHSNGIAISDDDEYLYFASYTSGIRVLDIAAQKLVNQPNEHKGIDGMKFYKNSLVAIVNTKRNRSENGVYQFTLSEGSSKVLDSKKLLDLRRESDIPTTFDLVEDTIYFIADSQMDILNQETLEIIDASKLDNYQLIVQKL from the coding sequence ATGAAAACAATTCAATGGATTTTCTTTTTGTTATCACTTTCGATATATGCCCAGACTCCCTATAACTTAATAAACTTGACTTTTGAAAAAGACCTTATTCCGGAGGGTATTGCAGTGAATGCTCATTCAGGAAAACTCTTCATAAATAGTCTTAAGCATGATAAGATAGTTCAATCCAACCTTGATGGCACCGATGCAAAAGATTTTATCCAAAGTCATGAGCATGGGTATTTAGCAGGATTTGGAATGACTATAAAAGGTAATATATTGTATGCTTTGGGAAATAGTCTTCCAAAGGAAAACAACACCTCCATTCTTCTTTTGCTAGATGTAACTACCGGGAATTTAATCAAATCCTATCCGCTTAACCATCCCGAATTTATGTATCTAAATGATATTGCCATAAGTAAACATGGAAAAGTGTTCATTACAGACTCTGAAACCAACAACATATACACAATAAACAAATCTAGCGATGGTTTAGAAGTATTTTACTCTAACAATGAGATTAAGCATTCTAACGGAATAGCCATTTCTGATGATGATGAGTATCTTTATTTTGCCTCCTACACCAGTGGCATTAGAGTTTTAGATATTGCTGCGCAAAAATTGGTGAACCAACCCAATGAACATAAAGGCATTGATGGAATGAAATTTTATAAAAACAGTCTAGTGGCAATTGTTAATACGAAAAGGAATCGCTCAGAAAACGGGGTTTATCAATTTACTTTAAGCGAAGGAAGTTCAAAGGTTCTTGATAGTAAAAAATTGCTGGATTTAAGGCGGGAATCTGATATTCCCACAACTTTTGATTTGGTCGAAGACACCATCTACTTTATAGCTGATTCTCAAATGGACATCCTAAATCAGGAAACTCTTGAGATTATCGATGCTTCAAAACTGGATAATTACCAATTGATAGTTCAAAAACTTTAG